Proteins from one Hyperolius riggenbachi isolate aHypRig1 chromosome 2, aHypRig1.pri, whole genome shotgun sequence genomic window:
- the LOC137542420 gene encoding uncharacterized protein, which produces MMMAATTWSERMLELLHRLNNLQRGGCLPFCVQGQRVGWVRQSVAQLLSQKSDVFALRGEASGRLELNDGLRSPQERTRAVQEVMEDLRNQNAFPCLREWRNEQYDVKAAFSDPPLLTMERAAAPLLGIPRYGVHVNGFLRRGGEIFMWIGRRSQTKPTYPGRLDHLAAGGISAGSGVWETLLKECGEEACIPQSLAAMARPAGTVSYAYQKEEGVYPECQFVYDLEVPESFQPRVGDGEVQEFRLWPLDKVKDAIATEEFKPNCTLVILDFLLRRGHIQPDTEKFYTKFVEKLHSPL; this is translated from the exons ATGATGATGGCGGCTACGACCTGGTCAGAGCGGATGCTTGAACTCTTACATCGGCTGAATAATCTTCAGAGaggag GCTGTCTGCCGTTCTGCGTCCAGGGACAGCGGGTAGGCTGGGTGCGGCAGTCGGTGGCCCAGCTCCTCTCCCAGAAGTCTGATGTCTTCGCTCTTCGTGGAGAAGCCTCCGGCCGGCTGGAGCTGAACGATGGTCTGCGGTCCCCTCAGGAGAGGACCCGGGCAgtgcaggaagtgatggaggatcTGCGCAATCAGAACGCCTTCCCCTGTCTCCGAGAATGGCGGAATGAG CAATATGATGTGAAGGCTGCGTTCTCGGATCCCCCTCTTCTGACCATGGAAAGAGCTGCAGCAC CCCTCCTGGGGATACCGCGGTACGGAGTACATGTGAACGGCTTCCTGCGTAGAGGTGGAGAGATCTTCATGTGGATCGGGAGGCGGTCGCAGACAAAGCCCACCTACCCTGGCCGGCTGGACCACCTG GCTGCCGGGGGGATCTCTGCGGGGTCCGGCGTGTGGGAGACCCTCCTGAAGGAGTGTGGGGAAGAAGCCtgcatcccacaatcccttgcagcgATGGCCAGACCCGCCGGGACAGTCAG CTACGCCTATCAGAAGGAGGAGGGGGTGTACCCGGAGTGTCAGTTTGTCTATGATCTGGAGGTTCCGGAGTCCTTCCAGCCCAGAGTGGGGGATGGGGAGGTGCAGGAGTTCCGCTTGTGGCCCCTGGATAAG GTGAAAGACGCCATTGCCACAGAAGAGTTCAAGCCAAACTGCACCCTGGTGATCCTGGACTTCCTGCTGCggaggggccacatacagccagacACAG